In Fusobacterium nucleatum, the genomic stretch AATCCAAAGCATCTTTTATATCCACTGCCATTAAATCCATAGGTAGTCCCATATCAATAGTTTCTATAATATTTAAAAGTGCCTCATTTGTTTTTTCAAGTGCAGACTTATGTCTAACATTTGTAATAACTAATTTTTGTGAACTATCTTCCACATTTTCATTCATAATATATTTATAGATTTCATTTTCTAAATTATCTATTCCTAGCTTTGAAAGTGCCGATATTTCTATCCATTTTTCAATTTTAGGAAACTTTGATAAATCTATATCTTTCTTTATATCTATCTTATTTAAAATTCCTATAACTTTATCAGTGTTAATAATATCATAGATTCTATAATCTTCTTCATCTATTTCTCTTGAAGTATCAATTACATAAAGAATTAAATCTGCACTATTGATAAGCTCTTTTGATTTCTCTACTCCAATATTTTCAACTATATCATCTGTATTTCTAATTCCTGCTGTATCAACAAGCAATAGTGGTATTCCATTAATATTTATAACTTCTTCAATAATATCCCTTGTTGTACCTGGAATATGAGTTACTATGGCTCTATCTTCTCTCAATAAAGAATTTAATATACTTGATTTTCCAACATTTGGTTTACCTATAATAGCTGTTTTTATTCCATCTTTTATAATTTTCCCCTTATCATAAGATGAAACTAAATCTTTTATTTCAGTTGAGGCTTTTTTTAAATTATCTACTAAATTTTCTGGAACAGGGTCGTCTATCCCTTCCTCAGGATAATCTAAAACTACATTTATATGTGCTGCTAAATCTAAAACTGATTTTTTTATTATAGTAATCTTATCTCTTAAATCTCCTCTAAGCTGATTTAAAGATAAAGACAGAGATTTCTCTGTCTTTCCATGTATTACATCTATTACAGCTTCTGCTTGTGTTAAATCTATTCTTCCATTTAAAAAAGCTCTTTTAGTAAATTCTCCAATTTCTGCAATTCTTGCACCATTTTTCAAAACTACTTCCAATACTTTTTCTGTAACAAGATAACCACCATGACAATTTATTTCAATAATATCTTCCCTTGTATAAGTATTTGGTGCTTTCATAATACTAACTAAAACTTCATCAACTATATGTTCATTATCAATAATATGACCATAATTTATTGAATAATTTTTTAATTCACTAACTTTTTTATTTTTAGGTCTAAATATTTTTTCAAGTATATTAAGAGAATCTTGCCCAGACATTCTAACTATACTAATTCCACCTTCACCTTTTGGAGTGGAAATAGCAGCAATAGTATCTAATAACATCTCTCTTAACCTCTCTTTTCTATCTTTTTTTCTTGATAACTATATATCTTTTTGGATCTCTACCTTCACTATAGGTGTCTAAATCTGGATATTTGTTTACAACTTCATGAATAATCTTTCTTTCTCTTGGTGGCATAGCATTAAGTCTAACCGTTTTACCATATTTAGAAACTTTTTCTGCCATTCTCTTAGCCAATATTCTTAAAGTTTCATTTCTTTTTTCCTTAAATCTTTCAACATCAATTTCAATTCTACAATTTTTTATTATTGAATTTAAAAGATATTCAAAACTATTTAAAGTTTTTCCTTTTTGTCCAATAACAAGGGCATTATCTTTTCCAAAAAATTCAACTACATAGACTCTTTCTTTAATTCTTTTTAACTTGAATTTTATATCTAACTTCATTTTCTCAACAAAGAAAGATACTTTTTCTGTTATTTCTTTTTCAAGTTCAATATTTTCACTATTATTTTTAGGAGAAACATCAGCTTTCTCTGTCTTCTCAAATTTTTCTTGTTTTTCATATTTTGAAGTAAAAGTTTTCTTTTCCTTAACTTCTATTTCCTTTTCTTTTGTTTTTATAGAAACTTCATATAATCCAGGATCCGTTCCTAATAATCCAAAAAATTTTTTATGAGGTTTTACTTTTTCAACTATTTCAACAGCTTCATTTTCGGTAAGCTCAACCCCTAAAATATTTAATGCTCTTTTAAGGGCTTTTTCTTTATCAATAGCTTTTATTTCTATTGTT encodes the following:
- the mnmE gene encoding tRNA uridine-5-carboxymethylaminomethyl(34) synthesis GTPase MnmE — its product is MLLDTIAAISTPKGEGGISIVRMSGQDSLNILEKIFRPKNKKVSELKNYSINYGHIIDNEHIVDEVLVSIMKAPNTYTREDIIEINCHGGYLVTEKVLEVVLKNGARIAEIGEFTKRAFLNGRIDLTQAEAVIDVIHGKTEKSLSLSLNQLRGDLRDKITIIKKSVLDLAAHINVVLDYPEEGIDDPVPENLVDNLKKASTEIKDLVSSYDKGKIIKDGIKTAIIGKPNVGKSSILNSLLREDRAIVTHIPGTTRDIIEEVININGIPLLLVDTAGIRNTDDIVENIGVEKSKELINSADLILYVIDTSREIDEEDYRIYDIINTDKVIGILNKIDIKKDIDLSKFPKIEKWIEISALSKLGIDNLENEIYKYIMNENVEDSSQKLVITNVRHKSALEKTNEALLNIIETIDMGLPMDLMAVDIKDALDSLSEVTGEISSEDLLDHIFSNFCVGK
- a CDS encoding protein jag → MEKTIEIKAIDKEKALKRALNILGVELTENEAVEIVEKVKPHKKFFGLLGTDPGLYEVSIKTKEKEIEVKEKKTFTSKYEKQEKFEKTEKADVSPKNNSENIELEKEITEKVSFFVEKMKLDIKFKLKRIKERVYVVEFFGKDNALVIGQKGKTLNSFEYLLNSIIKNCRIEIDVERFKEKRNETLRILAKRMAEKVSKYGKTVRLNAMPPRERKIIHEVVNKYPDLDTYSEGRDPKRYIVIKKKR